A window of the Candidatus Bathyarchaeia archaeon genome harbors these coding sequences:
- a CDS encoding substrate-binding domain-containing protein has translation MSSETSQLRIYSAGAVAPPLQKAIDIFENKFGILCNFETGKPSNLLAAIAVSKAGDIISTGAEYILDEAEDRGLVIKDSRRSLGLRRSVIIVPIGNPAKITSLEDLCRENVRIGIAVDGCLKGVWDDIASKAGLTDQIRRNITHHADACGSLMGLIHQEKVDAILGWNPFQSVWPDSCEIIELPPDLQVFRSTVVAMVSYTKDTELSQKFIDFLTSDEVRKIYSDYGWVHK, from the coding sequence ATGTCCTCGGAAACGTCTCAGCTTCGTATTTATTCTGCTGGAGCCGTTGCTCCGCCTCTTCAAAAAGCCATTGATATTTTCGAGAACAAGTTTGGAATACTCTGCAATTTTGAAACGGGCAAGCCTAGCAACCTTTTAGCCGCAATAGCTGTGTCCAAGGCGGGCGATATCATCTCAACTGGAGCCGAGTATATTTTGGATGAGGCTGAAGATCGTGGCTTGGTCATCAAAGACTCGAGAAGAAGCCTGGGTCTGCGAAGGTCGGTCATAATTGTTCCTATCGGAAACCCTGCTAAGATTACGTCTCTTGAAGACCTATGCCGAGAGAACGTTCGAATTGGAATAGCCGTTGATGGGTGTCTGAAGGGTGTCTGGGACGACATTGCGAGTAAGGCTGGATTAACTGACCAGATCAGACGAAACATCACTCATCATGCAGATGCATGTGGCTCGCTCATGGGCTTGATTCATCAGGAAAAAGTCGACGCCATACTCGGCTGGAACCCGTTTCAATCTGTGTGGCCAGACAGTTGTGAAATAATCGAGTTGCCTCCTGATCTTCAAGTCTTTAGAAGCACAGTCGTTGCCATGGTTTCTTACACGAAAGATACGGAGCTGTCTCAGAAATTCATCGATTTCCTAACCTCAGATGAAGTGAGAAAGATTTATTCTGACTACGGCTGGGTTCATAAGTGA
- the pcn gene encoding proliferating cell nuclear antigen (pcna), which produces MFKAKMSDAKLLRDMITAISTLVDEATFNVAPEGLKLRAMDPSRVAMIDFEWPKTIFDEYTCDQPTKMCINVGEMLKLLRRTGKDESVELTLDEKTNRLNVAIKGKYERTFNMPTLEATEEEVPTPKITFNVRAKVTTDGLHQAIEDVLLVSDHVKIEVDPEKVTMRAAGDLMGATIELKKGSDALLDIEAKEPSKATYSLSYLSEIIKTAAASSEIATLEFSNDMPIRIDFQQPKEGKLTFYLAPRIEVE; this is translated from the coding sequence TTGTTTAAGGCAAAAATGAGCGACGCCAAACTCCTACGCGACATGATCACAGCCATCAGCACACTCGTCGACGAAGCCACATTCAACGTAGCACCCGAAGGACTCAAACTCCGAGCCATGGACCCCAGCCGAGTAGCCATGATAGACTTCGAATGGCCCAAAACCATATTCGACGAATACACATGCGACCAACCCACCAAAATGTGCATCAACGTAGGCGAAATGCTCAAACTCCTACGCCGAACCGGCAAAGACGAATCCGTCGAACTCACACTCGACGAAAAAACCAACAGACTAAACGTAGCTATAAAAGGCAAATACGAACGCACATTCAACATGCCCACCCTCGAAGCCACCGAAGAGGAAGTGCCCACACCAAAAATAACATTCAACGTCCGCGCCAAAGTCACAACCGACGGCCTACACCAAGCCATCGAAGACGTCCTACTCGTATCCGACCACGTCAAAATCGAAGTCGACCCAGAAAAAGTAACCATGCGCGCCGCAGGCGACCTCATGGGCGCCACAATAGAACTCAAAAAAGGCAGCGACGCACTACTAGACATCGAAGCCAAAGAACCGTCAAAAGCCACATACAGCCTCAGCTACCTCTCAGAAATAATCAAAACAGCAGCCGCCTCAAGCGAAATAGCCACACTCGAATTCAGCAACGACATGCCCATACGCATCGACTTCCAACAACCAAAAGAGGGCAAACTAACCTTTTATCTCGCACCCCGCATTGAGGTAGAATAG
- a CDS encoding DNA primase small subunit PriS, translated as MDEFQTQAFIQHKFAEYYSQNSGSIHPPTSMDTREFAFSLFKQKIMLRHKGFKEAGGFQGFLKELSPADVYYSSAYYESPEEEMSRKGWLGADLIFDIDADHIPTPCDRSHDIWTCKDCNFSGRTAKPERCPQCGGQKFSGISWPCGICLESAKRETTKLIEILEEDFGFSKQELIVAFSGHRGYHVQVEVESVKTLDSMARREIADYLTGIGLEPTLHGLNMKACVGPSLEDVGWKGRIAKGTYELLASQEELEKAGLSKMSAAITSQRKEIQDRWSKKGPWGLVIGVGTEGWERIVQVAAESQSVKIDTVVTADVHRLIRLANTIHGETGLKKVRISPDNLEQFDPFKSAVAFKQGSVTINIAEAPEFRIEGVNYGPFKNQRVELPMAASMFLLCKGVAKVLEE; from the coding sequence GTGGATGAATTCCAAACCCAAGCATTCATTCAACACAAATTCGCCGAATACTATAGCCAAAATTCGGGTAGCATACACCCGCCAACATCAATGGACACGCGGGAATTTGCTTTTTCACTTTTCAAGCAGAAAATTATGCTTCGCCACAAGGGTTTCAAGGAGGCGGGAGGCTTCCAGGGTTTCTTGAAGGAGCTTTCCCCGGCGGACGTTTATTATTCAAGTGCCTACTACGAAAGTCCTGAGGAGGAAATGTCCCGTAAGGGTTGGTTGGGGGCAGACTTGATCTTTGATATCGACGCAGACCACATCCCAACTCCGTGCGACAGGAGTCACGATATTTGGACCTGCAAAGACTGCAATTTTTCTGGCCGCACAGCTAAACCTGAGAGGTGCCCTCAATGTGGTGGGCAGAAATTCAGCGGTATCAGCTGGCCCTGTGGCATTTGTCTGGAATCTGCCAAGCGAGAGACAACGAAACTGATCGAAATTCTGGAAGAGGACTTTGGCTTTTCGAAGCAGGAGCTTATTGTTGCGTTTTCGGGGCATAGAGGATACCATGTTCAAGTTGAAGTTGAATCTGTCAAAACGCTAGATTCAATGGCCAGAAGGGAGATTGCGGACTACTTAACAGGCATCGGTCTGGAGCCCACGTTACACGGCTTGAACATGAAAGCATGTGTCGGTCCCAGCCTTGAGGATGTCGGCTGGAAAGGGCGAATAGCGAAGGGCACATACGAATTGCTTGCATCGCAAGAGGAACTTGAAAAGGCAGGATTGAGCAAAATGTCCGCAGCCATAACCAGTCAAAGAAAAGAGATTCAGGACAGGTGGAGCAAGAAGGGACCGTGGGGGCTAGTCATCGGTGTTGGAACCGAAGGTTGGGAGAGGATAGTTCAGGTGGCGGCAGAGAGTCAGTCAGTCAAGATAGACACAGTTGTTACAGCTGATGTTCATCGTTTGATCAGGCTTGCTAACACAATACATGGTGAAACCGGTCTCAAGAAAGTCCGGATCTCGCCTGATAACCTTGAGCAGTTTGACCCTTTCAAGAGTGCCGTGGCTTTCAAACAAGGATCAGTGACGATTAATATTGCAGAAGCGCCTGAGTTTAGGATTGAAGGCGTCAATTATGGTCCATTCAAGAATCAACGTGTAGAGTTGCCAATGGCAGCCTCGATGTTTCTCTTGTGCAAAGGAGTAGCAAAAGTGCTGGAGGAATAA